A segment of the Allosaccharopolyspora coralli genome:
GTCGCTCTGTGCGCGATGGGCCTGCCGATCAACGTCGGCGGTTTCGGTCCGCGTGAGGCCGCCGCCGCGTGGGCGTTCGGCCTCGCCGGGCTCGGCGCGGCCGAAGGGCTGACGACGGCCGTCGTGTACGGCGTCCTGGCGCTGCTGGCGAGTGCGCCCGGGGTGGTGGTGCTGCTTTCCCGACTACACGGGCGTACTCAGCCCGCCCAGGCCGGATAGTCGGTCCACGCCTGCAACGTGGTGTCTGCCTCGAATCGCCGGTTCAGGCCGCTGCGGGGGTCGCGGAACTCGAGCACCGCCGACCGCAGCTGCAACGGCCGCGTGAAATCGTCCAGCGCGCGTTCGTACACCTGCGGGTAGAACGTGTCTCCGAGGATCGGCACTCCGAGGCTGTTCAGATGCACACGGAGCTGGTGGGTGCGCCCGGTCCGGGGGAGGAGCCGGTATCGACCCAAGCCGTCGCGTTGTTCCAGCAGTTCCACGTAGGTCTCGCTGTTGGGTTCGCCGGGAACTTCTTCGGCGGTGAGCACGCCGCGTTCCTTGACGATGCGGCTGCGCACCGTGCGCGGCAGTTCGAGTTTCGGGTCCACCGACGCCACGGCCTCGTACTCCTTGTGAACCCGCCGTCGCGCGAACAGTGTCTGGTACGCGCCGCGCAGTTCGGGCCGCACGACGAACATCAGCAGACCCGAGGTCATCCGGTCGAGCCGGTGCGCCGGGCTCAGGTCGGGTAGGCCGAGTTCGTGGCGCAGCCGCACCAGCGCGGTCTGCAGCACGTGCTTGCCGCGCGGGATCGTGGACAGGAACGGCGGCTTGTCCACCACGAGCAGGTCCTCGTCACGGTGCACGATCGGAATCTCGAACGGCACCGGCACCTCGTGCGGCAGGTCGCGGTGGAACCACACCGCCGAGTGCGGCACGAACGGTGCGTCCGCGGTGACCGGGCCGTGGAGGTCGACGATCTCGCCGTTGCGGAACATCGCGTCGAGCCGCTCCGGGGCGATCATCGGTAGCCGCTCCCGAAGGTGTTCACCGAGCGTGGCCCACGGCCCGTGGCCAGGCAGGCGTATCCGCGCCGGGTCGAGGCCGTGGCGCTGCGCCAACGGCGGCCGCTGTCTCCGTCGCATGCCCGCAGCGTAGGCCGACCGGCGTGCCCTTCCCTCTTCCCGGTCGGTGACGCGGCGGCACCATTCGGGTGCAGCTGAAAAGTGTTGGCGGGTGCGGCGGCCGAGCGCGAAGCTGAAGGAGTCCTCGCCCAGACGACCCGGGCACGACCGAACGCACTGTGGCAAGGGGGCGGGCTCGCCCGGGCGGGGACAGCGAACGCTGGGTTCGGCACATGCCGGCTCAGTGACTGGGGGGCGGGGCGGCGGGTGCATGCAGCAGCCGCCGCCCCATCACCGTGAGTTCGTGGCGCACGCGTTGCCCGCGTCGGCTCGTGTGCACGAGTCCGGCGGCACGGAGCAACCCGACCTGTTCGCTGGCCGAGGCGGCGGAGCGTTCCACGCGGGTGGCGAGGACACCCGTCGAACACGGGTCGTCGAGCGCGGCGAGGATCTGCGCGCGCGTCGTACCGACGACCTCCGCCAGCGCCCGCATCCGCGGGTCGCCGGGCGTGACTGTCGCGGGCCGGATGTCGACGCCGGTCACCGGATAGACCAGTACCGGTTCGAGATCGGGGTCGGCGAGCGTGACGGGCACACCTGCGCAGAAGAACGACGGGATCAGCGTGAGGCCGCGTCCCCGCAAGTCGATCTCGTGGTCCACGGGATAGTCGGCTTCGAGCACCGGCCAGTCCCAGCGGATCCGGGACGACAGACGCGCCAGCAGCGCGCCCGTCCCGCCGGCGGCGAGGTGGCCGCTGCGCGTGGTGAAGTCCGCGGCGACGTGACGTTGGATGCCCGGCCAGTACGGCTGGACGTAGCGTCGGAAGTAGTCTCGCAACGCGCTGTCGACGAGCATCCTGCTCGACCGGCCCGGGCTGGTCAGGTCCGGCGCCCAGTCCGGCAGTGCGGTGTGGCTCTCCAGCGCGCCGCTGAGCTCCTGCTGCCACTGGCGCGCGGGCGTGTCGAGCACGGCGTCCAGCGCCGCCTCGAATCCGTCGCGCGAGTCGGCGGGGGTGAGGAAGTCCGGGAAGTTGCCCTGCGGCGGGATGAGCAGCGACAGCAGGTCCCGGCTGGGGGACTCGGTGCCGGTGACGGCCTCGATCTGCCTGCTCCACGAGTTCTGCGCCGCGCTGTTGGGCTGGCCGGGACGCAGGCGGTGCACACTCAGGGTGAGCTCCCACATCGGGTCCGGGCGCGGCATCACCCGGATCCGGTGGAGGTCGTCCGGTGCGAACGTCATCCTCAGCACGGCCGCGGCTCCTCGACGGCGGGACTCGGTGGAGGCCGCGCTGTCTGCGCGACGAAGTCCAGTGTCCCAAGCCCCGCCACTCGATAAACGGGTTTCACCGGATCGAGCCGTTCGGCGCCCGAGTGTCACCGCTGCTCACGGTCGGTGATCACCACGCGCATCCGGGAACACGACAGCGCGGAGCGCGTCACGGTGGACGCACTCCGCGCTTGTTCGTGCTGAGGATCAGAATCCGTCGACGTTGAGCAGTGGCTCCTGCGTTCCGTCAGGGTCCTCGGACGGGAAGATCCAGTCGTTCGTCCCGGCCGCCTGCAGCGCGGACTGCACCTGCGCGGGCGTGTCGCCCGGGTTGGTCGCCTTGTGCAGTGCCGCCGCGCCCGCGACGTGCGGGCTGGCCATCGACGTTCCGGAGATCGTGTTCCGGCCGCCGTTCATCCACGTCGAGTCGATGCACGTGCCGGGTGCGATCAGGTCGATGTCCGGGCCGAAGTTGGAGAAGTCAGCGAAGGTGTCGTCGACGTCCTCCCGGCACGTCGCGGCCGCACCGCCGCCGGGCTGACCGTTGAAGTCGGCCAGTGCGCTGGTGGTGATGACCTCGTCGTAGGCCGCGGGTGTGGAGTTCGCGGCGTCGGCGGAGTCGTTGCCCGCCGCGACGACGAACGTGACGCCCGCGCCGACGGCGTTGCAGATCGCCTCGTGTTGCGCGTCGCCGTTGGTCCGGCCGCAGTTGCCGTCATCGGTGCCTTGGCCGCCGAGGCTCATGTTGGCGACCTCGATCTTGTCGGCGTTCGCGGCGACGTAGTCGATCCCGCAGATCACGTCGGAGGTGCTGCCCGCGCCGAGCGCGTTGAGGACCTTCACCGGCCAGATCCGCGCCCCGGGAGCCATGCCGACGACGCCGTCACCGTTGTCGAGGGCGCCGACCGTGCCCGCGACGTGACTGCCGTGCCCGTTCATGTCGTCCGGCGTGAGGCCGAGCAGCGAGCAGTTCTTCGCGCCTTCCTGATTCACGTTGAGGTCCGGGTGGTCGAGGTCGACACCGGTGTCGATGACGGCCACGTCGACGTCCACACGGTCGTCGTTGCCGTCGATGGCCGCGGTCGGGCTCTGGTCGGCCTCGGAGCGGTCGATGCCGGTCGGCGTCACCTGAGCCTGCGGGCTCGGTTGGGCGAACGCGCGGACTTCCTTGTCCTCCTGCACGTACGCGACGTTCGGGTCCGCTTCGAGGCGGTCTTTCGCCTCGCGGGTCAGCGTCGCGGAGTAGCCGTTGACCGCGGTCCGGAAGACGTTGGTGACCTCGGCGCCGAGGCCTTGCACGGCCTGCTGGGCCAATGCGGGCGCGTCGGCACCCTGCTCGAGCACGACGATGTAGTCGCCCGTCTGCTGGCTCGCGTCGTCGGCGGGCGCTGCGTACGCGGGCATCATCCCCACGCTCAGCGCGGCGCAGGCCGCGAACGCGACTGCTGCACTCTTTCTCATCGGACCTCCCGTTGCCTGCCGCCCGCGGACGGCCGTCGCGGGATCACGAGCCCTCGCCCTCTCGCATCCCCGGATTGTGGGAAGTAAACGCACCATGTGAAAGAACGGGAAGGGCGCGTGGGAACGTTACTCCGAATGCCGTGAAGATCGGTATTGTGCTGGTCCGAATGGACTAATCACGTTGGTCCTGTGTGGTCGTCACCACCGGAAGATCACCTCGTTTGCCGCGAGCCACTCGGGTTCTGCGTGTGGATCTCGAAATGGGCCGGCGGTTCTCGGAAAACGGACATTCGTTATCGGCAACCCCGTGACGAGATTCGCCTCCGCGGGAGAAGTCGGACCGTCCTCATCGGAATGGTGAACATCCGGTGGTTACCGTGCCGGAGCGAG
Coding sequences within it:
- a CDS encoding ArsR/SmtB family transcription factor, with amino-acid sequence MLRMTFAPDDLHRIRVMPRPDPMWELTLSVHRLRPGQPNSAAQNSWSRQIEAVTGTESPSRDLLSLLIPPQGNFPDFLTPADSRDGFEAALDAVLDTPARQWQQELSGALESHTALPDWAPDLTSPGRSSRMLVDSALRDYFRRYVQPYWPGIQRHVAADFTTRSGHLAAGGTGALLARLSSRIRWDWPVLEADYPVDHEIDLRGRGLTLIPSFFCAGVPVTLADPDLEPVLVYPVTGVDIRPATVTPGDPRMRALAEVVGTTRAQILAALDDPCSTGVLATRVERSAASASEQVGLLRAAGLVHTSRRGQRVRHELTVMGRRLLHAPAAPPPSH
- a CDS encoding S8 family serine peptidase; its protein translation is MRKSAAVAFAACAALSVGMMPAYAAPADDASQQTGDYIVVLEQGADAPALAQQAVQGLGAEVTNVFRTAVNGYSATLTREAKDRLEADPNVAYVQEDKEVRAFAQPSPQAQVTPTGIDRSEADQSPTAAIDGNDDRVDVDVAVIDTGVDLDHPDLNVNQEGAKNCSLLGLTPDDMNGHGSHVAGTVGALDNGDGVVGMAPGARIWPVKVLNALGAGSTSDVICGIDYVAANADKIEVANMSLGGQGTDDGNCGRTNGDAQHEAICNAVGAGVTFVVAAGNDSADAANSTPAAYDEVITTSALADFNGQPGGGAAATCREDVDDTFADFSNFGPDIDLIAPGTCIDSTWMNGGRNTISGTSMASPHVAGAAALHKATNPGDTPAQVQSALQAAGTNDWIFPSEDPDGTQEPLLNVDGF
- a CDS encoding pseudouridine synthase; translation: MRRRQRPPLAQRHGLDPARIRLPGHGPWATLGEHLRERLPMIAPERLDAMFRNGEIVDLHGPVTADAPFVPHSAVWFHRDLPHEVPVPFEIPIVHRDEDLLVVDKPPFLSTIPRGKHVLQTALVRLRHELGLPDLSPAHRLDRMTSGLLMFVVRPELRGAYQTLFARRRVHKEYEAVASVDPKLELPRTVRSRIVKERGVLTAEEVPGEPNSETYVELLEQRDGLGRYRLLPRTGRTHQLRVHLNSLGVPILGDTFYPQVYERALDDFTRPLQLRSAVLEFRDPRSGLNRRFEADTTLQAWTDYPAWAG